A stretch of DNA from Lycium ferocissimum isolate CSIRO_LF1 chromosome 4, AGI_CSIRO_Lferr_CH_V1, whole genome shotgun sequence:
TTTGGATAAGGAAAGAAGTTAACAACAAACAAGGAGTGCATATTGAAGGACATAATAAATGTCGTAGCCTAAACAATGACAGACATCTTAAATGAGCCCATCAACATCGccttatcaaatcaagtaatTCACTAAGCAACTCTTTGAAATCCCCTAGTATATGAAAGACTGAAAAAGTGCTTTTGTTGTTGTGGAATAAGAAGCCTTCGTATCTCAATGCACGTGTTTAATTCATTCGGAGCTATTAGAGCGTGATCCACTTTTTGGGGAATATGAGTAGAAGCAATAAGCCGCTAATAACCAACGAACGGCAAGTGCTTTTCCTTGTGTGGATCCTATTTCAATGGGCATTTGATGAGTCGATCCACCTATACATATTGCTTTTACTGTTAATCGGGAGTTGCTCCACGCATTGCTTGACGTAAAACGGATAGTGGATTTGTTTCTGTCTTTTGTTATATCTTTTTCACGGCTCGATAGATAATTTGATAAGCTAATGATTCTTTTCGTAGAATTATTCATTCAGAGGATCAGAGAGAACCAACCTGGAAATCCTTATAGAAGCATATTCTAAGTTCCTCCACCGCATCGCCTGAGCATATCACCTCTGGAGTTGCATGAAAGGCATTTTGAATGGCCGAAATGATGCCTCCCAGTGGATATTTCTCCGAATTTGACGGTACATACCCGGCTTCAAACAGAACTCCCTggttaatttcaatttttaagtAGATCAGTGGAGGTCAACTACCAGAAACACACTACGTAATTACATGAGTAAGAGGAATAACATATAAGTTTTCAACCAAATGAAATGAAGTTGTAGTgaccttttttaaaaagaaaaagcattTCAACATGGAATGCTAAAAGAATGTTAAGTAATTCAATGCTTAACATATCCAGAAAGTTATGAAGCATTTAATTAAGAAAGAAGTCAGCACACATGTGAGGAAGTGTTAATTTTTTTCAGTATAATAATGTCTAACTGCTAGCCCTCTAGGCACATTTTGCATCTTCACAAAGGATACCCAACGAGCAGTAAGTTATTGCAAAGAAACAAATTCCAGCACCTGCTGTAAGTGTTACCACAAACTTGTGTATCTGATATTGTAGACGGTCATCCATTTAAAAGTTTACATCGGCCAAGAGAAATTTTATTAGGAAGGATTTGGTAAAATACGTGATTAAAGTTTTAAAAGACTCCCTCCGTCCctatttatgtgatatagtttgactaggcacggagtttaagaaagaaaaggaagacttttgaaacttgtggtctaaaagaaaaggaagacttttgaaacttgtggtctaaaacaagccatggatatttgtgtggctgtaaatcatttcattaagggtaaaagggcaagtttcaaattaaattatttctaaatataaaaatgtatcattctttttgaggcagactaaaaaagaaagtgtatcacataaattgagacagagggagtaatatataaACCAAGTTATTCCAGATGAGCTATTAAGCTGTTGTTGTTTTTGACGCATCAAACAATTTCTTCGCACCAATGCTGAATATATGCAAATAATTAACTAAATCACAGTTTAGAACCTAAtagaaaatatacaaaaaagcAAAGTTCATTGGAGTAAATAAATAGAATAACAGTCAACTTACAGTGACGTTATATTTGAAGTAAACATTCAAAGTCGTGAGGAAGTACTCATACTCGTCATGAACAACTGGATAAGAACATGTCCCGTGTTTTTCTGCAAACAATGACATAAAATTATGAAAGATCACACTAAAAAGTCATCTACCAGTCTGACTTTTGTCCCTATTAAATATTTACAAGTGCAACAAACACAAAACTTTGAACATTAGGTTGCAGTTGGTAGGCTGGTAAGGCCCCTATGTTAACCTCTCCATATCCTCCATATTACAGTTAGGTGCTTGATTCAGAAGTTAAAAGACAATACTAGAGGGTTCTTTTTGGCTGCCAGACAAGACACAGGACAAAGGACAGAAAAAATTATCCTATATTTAGTGGAAAATAACATTTCAGACTTGCCTTAACTTCAGCTTTATTATCCGCAAACAGCCATATGATATTgctttactttttattttttgacttgTCAAAAAATgcagaagaaaaaagaatgaaaaatgagagtGTACAAGGACGGTAAAATGTTAATGTAATTAATCCAGGAGAAGAAGGAACCTATATTGTTAGAAGATGTCAGCAATAAGGTACTTTCTATTTTATACATCCTTATGGTAAGTAAAGAATCTTGCTTCTCACTTCAATCAAATAATCTTGCTCAGCGCCGTCAGTTGTCTTGCAAGATATATATAAACTGAATATGAAATAAGGCAAACAGTAATTACCCCACTGAAGTTGAATATCGCCAGGGTCAGCATACAAGAAATGCAAGGGGACATGTTAGTTCCTTGAATTGTATTGAATTCTTTATCAATCATTAGTAGAAGTAACAATGAAAACCACCTCATGAGCCCAAAATGTTCCTCTTTCATGATGGCAGGTTGAGGAGGAGTCGCAGCTAAAAGAAGGCCAGTACTTCCTTAAAGGCTTGAGCAATGTTGAAATCTACAGAATGAATGGATATATAAACTCAAAACACAAAATGTTTCAGTCAGTGCTGatgaatatttatacatatatatgcagtAGAAAATGCATGCCCcttaaagttgaaaaaatataAGCTTCTTTATTCAGTCTCATCTGCTGAATTCTCAATATTCTAATTAGATTAATGGAATTATCACAGATCCTTCTGTCAAGAACTTGCAGGTTCtcatattaaatatatatgacTTGAAGCAACTTGCCAGCAAATATATTGATGGGCTTAACATTCAAACTGTATCTGCATACTTAATTAAGAACTGTGATACTTTATACTTTCACATTTGTCCTGAAAATTCTTCATTTGTCCAAAGCTTATTCTCTGTGACAAATGCTTCTGGATTTGGAGTCAATCGCAGAATCGACAAACAATGTAAACAGTTCTTCAATCATAAATTCATAACAAGAGGATATTACCCTATTAAAGCACACCAACACTTGCAGCTGGTGCATTATGGATACAAATTATTTGTAGCCTTCACAGCCAATAAATTGCTCTAAGCACACACCCATCTTCCATGAGACAGCGTGCTTCCGGTCTTTAACCAAACATTAACAGTCCTACCAATTAATTTTCCTTTCAAACAAGTCTTTATCTAAACAGTAACAGTTGCACCAATTTAACTCTCTCTTCAAACAGTCCTCGCGGAATAAAATGGTGGTGCGGTGGAACGGGTTAGCAATATACCTCTTTcttatcaaatttggaaccCGAACAGCATGCAGGCCAAGTTCCATCATTGTAATCAGGCCAAAGTCCATCTGAAGCACGAGAAACCTTATTCAATTCTAGCTCTCACATAGCACAACATGAAAACAAAATAAGAATACATTCTTCCAAATCAGAATACGACTTACGAATCGTGAATACAGATGGTGAGTTTGAGCTgaaaaaacacacaaaaaaagaagaaggtaagCCTCCACCTCCAAATGTCATCGAATCCTTACAAAACGCATATCCAGCTTAATGTAATAAAATTTCGTTAGAAATATAATTTTACAAcctgagaaaaaataaaagaggctAAGAAAGGAATCAATGGTCAATTAAATATGTTTCTATCTTGTGGATACATATTATTATTGTACTATTTTTACTTAACTGGCAACCAAATGCATCCATCCTGGCTGCTACAACAAATGCAAGTAGATAAAGAAGAGCATTATACTACTAAAAAAGTCTCTTCTTCTGGACGTAATAATTTAGCTAAACTTGGTATTCTAATGTAATGTatgcttagaatcactaaatAAAATCCTCcttcaccaaaaataaaaaaaaatgcatccaTCCTTTTTTATCCGAGTTCCGACCTAACTACGCTGTACATAACTAATTTGAGacatgaaagaagaagaagaaggattgcttatttatgtcttaagaTATAATCTCTCTTCATTGAATATTAACTCTATTGATGTGTCATAATTGAGGTGTTTGTAGTCTTCGACAACAATTActaataagggtaaaatgagacaAAAATAATTAGTTTTGTCTTGAACTCCAGACCCTACTTGTGGGAATACACCAggatttttgttgttgttgttgtcttgaacttctaaaactgACAAGTATTTTGAGACAGATATTTGTAGCTGGGTTTGTTGttgtcttgaacttctaaaatgacaaGCACTCCCTGCATCCAGTTTCACTTGTCCTTTATACTAAAAGTAGTTGTCCATCTTTACTTGTCCAATTtggaaaatcaagagataatttaccatAGTGgttgcacaacttttaaagtatgcTTTGTTGATCTTAATCATTAGGTTACATATCAATAATAAGGGGTGATATAGTAATATTGTCATTCTATTTTGACTCGCGTGACAGGCCaatacatgacaagtaaaaatggacagaGGGATGGAGTATCTGTAATCTGTTAACCACCTGATTGACTAAGTATtacaaaaatgatttgaaatacgaaataagaacaaaaagaaatagtagaaGTTACCGGCAACAGGGATTGGAGGAACAACATTTGGTGGTATGTTGGCAAGCAGTGCCAGGCCATAAGAAACATAACTTGAAATAATCGAACTCTCTCTGGTTTCCGCTTCGCTTTCGTAGCATTCCTTCTTCCATATCCCAACTACCCTTTATCCCAATAACACTGAAAACTCCAATTAACAGAGATATCAATTGCATACAAAGAATCGCTTTGATTTTTAGGGAACCCATTGCTCTATCTAGCCAACTATTTTCTACTAAAACTTCCacgttttctctctctctttttttttttttctagtgtgAAGAAGAAACAATCTCCAAGAATGACTGGTTTGAAGAAGGGTATGGTTGACGGCCGAAGATAATTGCGCAGTTAATTTCTGGATTCTTCTTTCATACAAAATACAAGCATGTTTAAAGCTTAACTAAAGTACTAGTTATAGCATAAAACTAGAAGTGATTCTCTTAAATAGTAGTACTATCTGGATTAAGAtagtaattttttgttttgtatctAGATATTCTAATGTTTTATTTTCCTCGCAATTCTACATCAATTATGTTTCTTTTGATCTGAGGGTCTACCGAAAATTAATCTTTCTATCTCACAAATATAGGGGTAAGGTTTGGGTTACATTTCTATCTTCCCCGATACACTTATGAAATTACATTGGTACgttgttatttttgttaagATAGTACTTTTTTATGTGATCTATGAGTTAGAGAGGTTCGAGCCGTAGAATTCATCATTAAAAACACTCTTAGGATTTGTCTATTTGTGGACCCTGTAAGAGCTCGAGCAACGATAAAGTAGTTTGTCACGAGTTCGAGTTATGAAATCAACAGTCGATCGTTTGTCTTGAGGTAGGATGCCTATGTAACATCTGGATGCGGCGGCCTTTATGAATCTTGCGTGATTATAGATATACCTGCCTAACATTTTTAGAATGTGGCCCTTCCTGAATTATGAGATATACGCACGTAATATTTTTAGGATACGACCCTTTCTGAATCTTGCGTGATTATGAGATATACCTACGTAACATTTTTAGGATGCGATCGTTTATAAATCTTACGTGATTGTGAGATATACCTACGTAACATTTTCAGGACGCAGTCCTTTCCGAATCTTGCGTGATTATAAGACACTTCGTGCATCGAATGAACCTTTTTCACGAAAAGTCTTGAAACAAAGATAAAAGTTATTTTAGTGTGACCTATAATTCACGTGTTGAAGCTGAACTTTTTTATATTGGTTTTATTGCTAGCATTACAAATGTGCTATTTTGACATAAATACTAGACATTTACGCTGACAgtttataaattatatttcatAAATGCGATTCATAAATTTAATTTCTAAAATGCATTAAGTTAACGTCCACCTCCCttatctcaattcacttaaaaaaacatataaatcaCACATCACATGTGTTTTCCTtgtatattttgaaatttttataaaaaatctgAATTTTCAGCCAAAATTGCAAGTTTTGGGGGGAAAAGAGAAATTTTCCGTCTTTATTGTGCCAAGTAGATGAAATGACAAAAAACTCCTCTATAAACCATGTCAGCCAGGGACAATTAACGTCAACATGACACAAATAAGAAGCACAGTCACGTCATCGCCgataaaataacaataaaataataCGATGTCCCAATAATAATACGCATCAATTGGTGCCTTTTTCTTCTGTTCCGACCCAATCCGCGAAATTGCAAAATTAGGGTTCCGTCAGCCTTACGGTTAATTTTCAAACCCTAAGCCCTAAATTTATTATTTACAGTTGATAATTGATTATTGCTTCAATTGGAGAGAAGAAGAGTTTCGTGCTTCGTGGAGCCTAATTTACTTATTGGATATCCTTCCGTGTGATTGAGTAAGCTTGATTACATAGTTGGGAATTTTAATTCTCTATTACTGATGTACACTTTATTTTTTGATGTAAAGATGTTACATTGATCCACGGATGTGTGAGATAATGATAATTTGGAAAGCATAACTGTAGTTATGTGGTAACTGGAGTTAGTTGCTTAAAGTGGTAATTGGGGTTCAAATACCTGTTTATTGACGGTTATAATGTTATATTAGTACTATTTTCTCGCTATAGTGGTGGTGGTTGCTGTTAATTTGTTTTTCTCTATTTCAAGTTGAGTTATGGGTTTTGGtccttttttagttttattgttCAGTCTTGTCAAGGATCAAAATGTTTGTTTGAGTTGCATTTGTGAAGTAACTGCTTGAAAAAACTAATCTTTAGGCTGATCATACACTCTTTATCGGGAGACATTGGACTTACCGCAGTAGATAACATTGGACGTCGTTATACACAATTTCTTGGGGCACTGTGCACTTTAGCACTCTAAATAACATTAGATGCCATTATACAATAGTGGCCAGTGCCAAATCCATGGCATTAAGGCCACATTTATTTGAAAATGATACTGGCAAGGTTATGAGCTCTAttaatactttcattttcactatGGTTGTATTGAGGTTACATTCTGCAGTTTTCTCCAATGCCAGTTTGTTTGAATTCTAGTCATACGAGTAGATTGACCTTTGATGCACTAGAAATTTCTGGAATTTTTCTTACCTACCGATAATTCCCAGGAAATAATGCTCTACTCATTTACTGGGCGCTAATTGATGGATCCAGATATCAAGAATTTTGGAAGAGGTGAGACTTTTACGGTGTTTACCTTTTccctcaaaaaataaaaataggaacTTACAGTATCCTTGCTTGTTACTTATATTGGCTACTGCAGACCATTGACCTTTCACGTCTCTTTATTGCATGCCTAGGTTTAGATTTAAGGTGAATGTATTCATTGACTGATATTCTTTCTCTGACTCGTGTTGGCGGATTTACTTGCTGCTGAAACTTTGGTTAACAGTCTACTGCTCTTACTGTCTGGAAGTAAAGTTATTGTTTTACTGCCAACTCATTTATGCTGACTTCTTCTGCTTACAATGATGCAATTGCTTTCATCCATTTTGTGATACAAGGCTGTGCTGCTTCTGAATCTTTATGATCTACATGTGGTTGTTTTTTGGAGAAATAGTTTTGCAAAAGAGCTTTCCAGTCCACATAGCGATATGGGCCTTAGGCGTTTTCATGCAGATTTGGATGGTATCAGCTGTTAGTGTAATGCTCTAGGAATCTGACCTTGGGGGCAAAATTTCTGACTATATTGATCAAAGTCTTGACaaggagcccgtttggattggcttataagttactGAAAACAgattataagctgttttcagcttttttgagtgtttggttggccagcttaaagccattttgtgcttaaaataagctcaaaaaaataatttggcccgtttggcttagcttatataAAGCAGCTTTCAGCTAAGCTgaaagctgctttttttaagcccatccaaacaggctcaagGTCTTTGGTAGTTTGTTCAAATTTGAGGTTACTTTAGAAATTGATGGAATGTGGAAGAGTTTATAGCTAAGCTTCtgcaaaaccaaaaaaagaaaaagagaaacacTCAACATTAATTGAGTTTTTTTGTATTCAAGGTGTCAAATGAATATATTCTAGATACCAGAGGAATTTATAGTATTGCCCATGGAGTGTTATGGCAGGCTTACAATTTTATTACCAACAGACTGCAGATTGCATCTTGTGGTCTTTTGCCATGTTATGTTGCATGTTCCTTAACATATAGTTGGTTCCTAAAATTCCTTAGATCAACCCCTTTGATACTCTGTTGAAATCTAAAGAAACTGTCAAATTTTGTTCTTCTCTTTAGAACGTGTTCATGTTAAATAAAGATATCTATAGTTTATAACTGTTGTTGATTTGGTCCAAATATATTGTTAGGGCCACGAGA
This window harbors:
- the LOC132052992 gene encoding ribonuclease 2-like isoform X2; this translates as MGSLKIKAILCMQLISLLIGVFSVIGIKGSWDMEEGMLRKRSGNQREFDYFKLCFLWPGTACQHTTKCCSSNPCCRSNSPSVFTIHGLWPDYNDGTWPACCSGSKFDKKEISTLLKPLRKYWPSFSCDSSSTCHHERGTFWAHEWEKHGTCSYPVVHDEYEYFLTTLNVYFKYNVTGVLFEAGYVPSNSEKYPLGGIISAIQNAFHATPEVICSGDAVEELRICFYKDFQPRDCASGSIIKSGGASSGLCPRYVSLPAYGSSGLNNHETSDLLSE
- the LOC132052992 gene encoding ribonuclease 2-like isoform X1, producing the protein MGSLKIKAILCMQLISLLIGVFSVIGIKGSWDMEEGMLRKRSGNQREFDYFKLCFLWPGTACQHTTKCCSSNPCCRSNSPSVFTIHGLWPDYNDGTWPACCSGSKFDKKEISTLLKPLRKYWPSFSCDSSSTCHHERGTFWAHEWEKHGTCSYPVVHDEYEYFLTTLNVYFKYNVTGVLFEAGYVPSNSEKYPLGGIISAIQNAFHATPEVICSGDAVEELRICFYKDFQPRDCASGSIIKSGGASSGLCPRYVSLPAYGSSGNKQVAGISFKLCFAVHLLMIFAFI
- the LOC132052992 gene encoding ribonuclease 2-like isoform X3, which produces MGSLKIKAILCMQLISLLIGVFSVIGIKGSWDMEEGMLRKRSGNQREFDYFKLCFLWPGTACQHTTKCCSSNPCCRSNSPSVFTIHGLWPDYNDGTWPACCSGSKFDKKEISTLLKPLRKYWPSFSCDSSSTCHHERGTFWAHEWEKHGTCSYPVVHDEYEYFLTTLNVYFKYNVTGVLFEAGYVPSNSEKYPLGGIISAIQNAFHATPEVICSGDAVEELRICFYKDFQPRDCASGSIIKSGGASSGLCPRYVSLPAYGSSVT